The following proteins are co-located in the Carassius auratus strain Wakin chromosome 7, ASM336829v1, whole genome shotgun sequence genome:
- the LOC113106237 gene encoding USP6 N-terminal-like protein, whose amino-acid sequence MQLLYSPLDFSYSFYLPFFQRRRNEESFQVNDIDMKKDIEVLIAEERAEIISKYNKGRDAGVQIDPWEDADYSIYRVTDRFGFLHEEELPTPSALEEKHKQVELERVQKWLKMLKNWSKYRNSDRMIKRVYKGIPLQLRGQTWALLLDVEKVKSDNAGKYERMKEQAQLYSPEIKQIDLDINRTFRNHIMFMDRFGVKQQSLFHVLSAYSVYNTEVSYCQGMSQIAAILLMFMNEEDAFWALSQLLTSQKHAMHGFFVPGFPKLQRFQNHHDQILSKLLPKLKKHLDKEQMTSGIYSTKWFLQCFIDRTPFTLTLRLWDIFILEGEKVLTAMAYTILQLHKKQLLKMSLEDLREFLQEKIGESIYLNDDHVIEQLKVSMSELRKMKLDLPPPAKPDEFPRKPLGLELPVVLTPVKRPKPSPSEDTPNKAQLIKRPPASLHISLQQESIVLDDSPSQEKKPYNDGGTGSMSPLPSPDPVLVHSQIPLTPDGMIGAPEDGGEWPPPYEPPVPGLNEPQNPSELCDPTLPSNVDDKKPSQTSHNLEQDTSETAEGSVVGDLPSDNFESFSMQPPGVSISENYQGQVRDDNFSERLSTKISTACELSQLPAKRIPTVHSDPLFQHPPHSSQHLPKSETF is encoded by the exons GGTAGAGACGCAGGAGTTCAGATCGATCCTTGGGAGGATGCAGACTACAGCATATACAGAGTCACAGATCGCTTTGGATTTCTTCA TGAAGAAGAATTACCCACACCCAGTGCGCTTGAAGAGAAG CATAAACAGGTGGAGCTTGAAAGGGTGCAGAAATGGTTGAAGATGCTGAAGAACTGGAGCAAGTACAGGAACAGTGACCGG ATGATTAAGAGGGTGTATAAAGGCATCCCACTACAGCTGAGAGGACAGACCTGGGCCCTGCTACTGGATGTTGAGAAAGTCAAGAGTGACAATGCAGGAAAATATGAG AGAATGAAGGAGCAAGCCCAGCTGTACTCTCCAGAAATCAAACAGATTGACCTTGATATCAACAGGACCTTTCGAAACCACATCATGTTCATGGATCGATTTGGTGTAAA GCAGCAGTCTTTGTTCCATGTGCTCTCTGCATACTCTGTTTACAATACG GAAGTGAGTTACTGCCAGGGCATGAGTCAGATTGCTGCCATACTGTTAATGTTCATGAATGAAGAAGATGCATTCTGGGCTTTGTCCCAGCTCTTAACCAGTCAGAAACATGCCATGCATG GATTCTTTGTTCCTGGATTTCCCAAACTTCAGCGTTTCCAAAACCACCATGACCAAATTCTCTCCAAACTTTTACCCAAACTAAAGAAGCATTTG GATAAGGAGCAGATGACCAGTGGGATTTACAGCACTAAATGGTTCCTCCAGTGTTTTATTGACAGG ACCCCATTCACTTTGACCTTGCGTCTGTGGGACATCTTTATCCTTGAGGGTGAGAAAGTTCTGACAGCTATGGCTTACACCATCCTTCAGCTCCATAAAA AACAATTGCTTAAGATGTCTCTGGAGGACCTGAGAGAGTTCCTGCAGGAGAAGATAGGAGAGTCCATCTACCTCAACGATGACCATGTCATAGAGCAGCTTAAAGTTTCCATGTCTGAACTTCGCAAAATGAAGCTTGACCTCCCACCACCAG CTAAGCCTGATGAGTTTCCACGAAAACCTCTGGGTCTGGAGCTGCCTGTTGTTTTAACTCCGGTCAAACGGCCCAAGCCAAGCCCTTCAGAAGATACACCCAACAAAGCCCAGCTCATCAAACGGCCACCTGCCTCTCTGCACATCTCTCTACAGCAGGAGTCCATCGTGCTGGATGACAGCCCTTCACAGGAAAAGAAGCCTTACAATGATGGAGGGACTGGGAGCATGTCTCCCCTCCCCTCACCAGACCCTGTTCTTGTGCACAGCCAGATTCCCCTCACACCTGATGGAATGATAGGAGCCCCTGAGGACGGCGGGGAATGGCCTCCTCCATACGAACCTCCTGTACCTGGGCTTAATGAGCCTCAAAACCCATCGGAGCTGTGCGACCCTACTCTACCTTCAAATGTGGACGATAAAAAGCCTTCACAAACATCTCATAACTTGGAGCAGGACACTTCAGAGACAGCAGAGGGCAGTGTGGTGGGCGATTTACCCTCAGACAATTTTGAATCTTTTTCAATGCAGCCGCCTGGAGTTTCCATTTCTGAAAATTATCAGGGACAGGTAAGGGATGACAATTTTTCAGAAAGACTCTCTACTAAGATTTCAACAGCCTGTGAGCTGTCACAGTTACCTGCCAAACGAATCCCCACAGTCCATTCAGACCCTCTGTTCCAGCACCCGCCTCATTCCAGCCAACACCTGCCCAAATCAGAGACATTTTAA